The following proteins are encoded in a genomic region of Thunnus maccoyii chromosome 8, fThuMac1.1, whole genome shotgun sequence:
- the LOC121901315 gene encoding transmembrane O-methyltransferase homolog: MWLTVVSIPLLPAIIILSSRYRVKVATLCHRALAWALRLVRGRVCVRSTHAFVFSECTHGNADSVLETFDLYADTHPSLCIGPQIGEALDEVVRQICPSRVLELGMHCGYSSVRLLRLLSPVGRLITVELDPFTSELGEEIILVAGFKHSQFQVLTCSSDESIPTLHPFLEPDQGNSEGFNLVLMDHDPQQYLTDLLALEREELLCPSGCSVLLIIRDPRAESLRGIVDYIRAKPDCYCIKTELQFMTEIFFQKERTSINVNQRV; the protein is encoded by the exons ATGTGGCTGACGGTCGTTTCCATCCCGCTGCTTCCTGCCATCATCATTTTATCCAGCCGCTATCGTGTCAAAGTTGCCACACTGTGCCATCGAGCTCTGGCCTGGGCACTGAGACTGGTGCGAGGAAGAGTGTGTGTAAGGAGCACCCACGCCTTTGTGTTCTCCGAATGCACCCACGGCAATGCTGACAGCGTCCTGGAGACCTTTGACCTCTATGCTGACACACATCCTTCTCTCTGCATCGGTCCACAAATTG GCGAGGCGCTGGATGAGGTGGTGAGGCAAATTTGCCCGTCTAGGGTGCTGGAGCTGGGGATGCACTGCGGCTACAGCTCTGTCCGCCTGCTGCGTCTGTTGTCCCCTGTTGGCAGACTGATCACAGTGGAGCTGGACCCTTTCACATCAGAGCTAGGAGAGGAAATCATACTGGTGGCGGGCTTCAAACACTCCCAG TTCCAGGTGTTGACATGTAGTTCAGATGAGAGCATCCCAACATTGCATCCATTTCTTGAACCTGATCAAGGGAACAGTGAGGGTTTCAATCTGGTGCTGATGGACCATGACCCCCAGCAGTACCTTACAGACCTGCTGGCCCTGGAGAGAGAAGAGCTCCTCTGCCCCTCTGGCTGCTCTGTTCTTCTGATCATCAGGGACCCAAGAGCTGAAAGTCTGAGAGGAATTGTGGATTATATCAGAGCAAAACCAGACTGTTACTGCATCAAGACAGAGCTTCAGTTTATGACAGAGATCTTCTTCCAGAAGGAAAGAACTAGCATAAACGTCAACCAGAGAGTctaa